The Microcoleus sp. FACHB-68 genome includes a region encoding these proteins:
- a CDS encoding trypsin-like peptidase domain-containing protein — translation MPAPLESSVVRIYSKSQKVVGAGFLVSSKYILTCAHVAADALGISRTTQEQPEGVINLDFPLLAVKQMFAAKVIFWQPVNPNQAFEDIAGLELETDLPDTAQPAQLVTSEDLWGHPFRVLGFPAGQPNGVSASGVLRGRIANGWVQLEDVKQPGYRLEPGFSGAPVWDEELQGVAGMAVAAEMNRADVKAAFIIPTGILVSAWSDLGKQAIPSCPYRGLFAFREQDAQFFFGRETFTEQLVAAVQRQQLVAVIGSSGSGKSSVVFAGCVPQLREQGDWLINLFRPGERPFRNLAAALVPLLETQMSETDQLAEINKLAKTLRLGDVGLQDVVTRILEKNSSTCLLLVADQFEELYTLCKDGSECQLFLDRLLEALNEARNFRLVLTLRADFLGYALSYRPFADALQNTDVKLGPMNRQEFQDVIEKPTQKQGVKMEQGLTKRILDAVGEEPGNLPLLEFALTQLWKKQRDGKLTHAAYDAIGGVEKALSNHAEEVYAQFSVLEHKQAQKIFIQLVRPGEGTPDIRRQATRAEVGEENWDLVKRLADERLVVSDRKKTTGEAQEETVEIVHEALIREWQRLRKWMKEDRAFRLWQERLRTAMRQWETTDKDDGALLGGFLLSEAEAWQQQRLAELSQEERVFIQLSLALRDREKNERIRLRQHITLGLVIGLSITTALAVFTYWQWRLAEAKLHEIAVEQEHRNLANQIAKVSLVSETEGFAVTNLSMTKEAVWMTLVTSKDEGNQEGKGLMRYDLLKGGTQTYLEGNSVTALLVEKKDIWVGVSKGGVRHLRHGSFQNGDWKFTDELVSAPGFVSSLVRDQQNRLWVGTFSGVCLQKSGQCQIINEIQSLCPALADPSVKLQVYQMIFDTQRSVLWIATDRGLVRWSLEKLSGCYWDKNERRSPIDSLPDSLKSITLDNSGHLWAGTSTGEAKRFAKGIDTPARTDDIWDNYHVTSEQVTAIAALPKGFFLAGTRHNGLFLYSTTTDTWLQVPLDLKKIQTLYNIVLGSDNHLWFATERGLYRSVTPIQIGGN, via the coding sequence ATGCCGGCACCCCTTGAGTCATCGGTTGTCAGAATTTACTCAAAATCGCAAAAGGTTGTTGGTGCCGGCTTTTTAGTCTCATCCAAGTACATCCTCACCTGCGCCCATGTGGCGGCTGATGCGCTCGGTATTTCCCGCACCACTCAAGAACAGCCTGAGGGTGTCATCAATTTGGACTTCCCGCTCTTGGCTGTTAAACAGATGTTTGCAGCTAAGGTAATTTTCTGGCAACCTGTCAATCCGAATCAGGCGTTTGAAGATATTGCCGGCTTGGAGTTGGAAACTGATCTCCCAGACACCGCTCAACCGGCACAATTGGTAACGTCAGAGGACTTGTGGGGTCATCCGTTCCGAGTTTTGGGGTTTCCGGCAGGACAACCAAATGGGGTTTCCGCTTCTGGGGTGTTGCGCGGACGAATTGCCAACGGTTGGGTGCAGCTAGAGGATGTGAAACAACCCGGTTATCGCTTAGAACCTGGTTTCAGCGGTGCGCCGGTGTGGGATGAGGAACTTCAGGGTGTGGCGGGGATGGCTGTGGCGGCGGAAATGAACCGAGCAGACGTAAAAGCCGCGTTTATTATTCCTACCGGCATTCTGGTAAGCGCTTGGTCTGATTTGGGTAAACAAGCCATTCCCTCTTGTCCTTACCGGGGTTTGTTTGCGTTTCGAGAGCAGGATGCTCAGTTCTTTTTTGGACGGGAAACGTTCACCGAACAGCTAGTAGCTGCTGTACAAAGACAGCAGTTGGTGGCTGTGATTGGTTCTTCTGGCAGTGGTAAGTCCTCGGTAGTGTTTGCAGGTTGTGTGCCTCAACTGCGGGAGCAAGGGGACTGGCTAATTAACTTGTTCCGTCCAGGAGAGCGTCCTTTCCGTAATCTTGCCGCTGCGCTGGTTCCCCTGCTGGAAACCCAGATGAGCGAAACCGATCAATTGGCTGAAATTAACAAGCTGGCGAAAACGCTTCGGCTGGGAGACGTAGGGTTGCAAGATGTAGTGACGCGCATTCTGGAGAAAAACTCAAGCACCTGTTTGCTGCTGGTAGCTGATCAGTTTGAGGAACTGTATACCCTCTGTAAGGATGGATCGGAGTGCCAGCTATTTTTAGACCGATTACTGGAAGCGCTGAATGAAGCGCGGAATTTCCGCCTTGTCCTTACCCTGCGGGCAGACTTTCTGGGATACGCCCTCTCTTACCGCCCCTTTGCCGATGCCTTGCAAAATACTGATGTAAAACTAGGCCCTATGAACCGCCAGGAATTCCAAGATGTCATTGAAAAGCCAACTCAGAAACAGGGTGTGAAGATGGAGCAGGGACTAACTAAGCGGATTTTGGATGCTGTTGGCGAGGAACCGGGCAACTTACCGTTACTGGAGTTTGCACTCACTCAGCTATGGAAAAAACAGAGAGACGGCAAACTGACTCATGCTGCCTATGATGCGATTGGTGGTGTGGAGAAAGCCTTGAGCAACCATGCTGAGGAAGTGTACGCTCAGTTTAGTGTTCTCGAACACAAACAAGCCCAAAAAATCTTTATCCAATTAGTGCGTCCTGGTGAAGGAACCCCTGACATCCGCCGTCAGGCGACACGCGCTGAGGTAGGGGAAGAAAACTGGGATTTGGTCAAGCGTTTGGCTGATGAAAGGTTGGTCGTGAGCGATCGCAAAAAAACTACCGGAGAAGCCCAAGAAGAAACTGTCGAGATTGTCCATGAAGCTCTAATCCGAGAATGGCAACGCCTGCGGAAGTGGATGAAAGAGGATCGAGCCTTTCGCCTGTGGCAAGAGCGGCTGCGTACTGCGATGCGTCAATGGGAGACTACGGATAAGGATGATGGAGCATTGTTGGGAGGCTTTCTGCTATCGGAGGCAGAAGCTTGGCAGCAGCAACGTCTAGCTGAATTGAGTCAAGAGGAGCGAGTTTTCATCCAGCTTAGTTTGGCTCTGCGGGATAGGGAGAAGAATGAGCGCATACGCCTGCGGCAACATATCACACTAGGACTAGTGATCGGTTTGAGCATCACTACAGCTCTAGCAGTGTTTACTTACTGGCAATGGCGACTCGCGGAGGCAAAACTTCATGAGATAGCAGTTGAACAGGAGCATAGAAACCTTGCTAATCAAATCGCTAAGGTTAGCCTAGTTTCAGAAACTGAAGGTTTCGCTGTGACAAACCTATCCATGACTAAAGAAGCAGTATGGATGACTCTCGTCACAAGCAAGGATGAAGGCAACCAGGAAGGAAAAGGACTGATGCGCTATGACCTTCTTAAGGGTGGTACGCAAACTTACCTAGAAGGAAATTCAGTCACGGCTCTGTTAGTGGAGAAGAAAGATATTTGGGTTGGAGTATCGAAGGGGGGCGTGCGACACTTACGACATGGCAGTTTCCAAAATGGCGATTGGAAGTTCACTGATGAACTCGTGTCTGCTCCTGGGTTCGTTTCCAGTCTAGTTCGCGATCAGCAAAATCGCCTTTGGGTGGGAACTTTCAGCGGTGTTTGCTTACAAAAGTCAGGGCAGTGCCAAATCATAAACGAGATTCAGTCCCTTTGTCCGGCACTTGCAGATCCTTCTGTAAAACTACAGGTATATCAAATGATCTTTGACACGCAACGTAGCGTGCTGTGGATAGCAACTGATCGCGGCCTTGTCCGATGGTCTCTAGAGAAATTATCAGGGTGTTACTGGGACAAAAACGAGCGGCGCAGTCCAATAGATTCACTTCCTGATTCTTTAAAATCTATAACCCTTGACAATAGCGGACATCTCTGGGCTGGAACCAGCACTGGAGAGGCGAAGCGTTTTGCTAAAGGCATAGATACTCCGGCGAGGACGGATGATATATGGGATAACTATCATGTAACCTCAGAGCAAGTGACAGCTATTGCTGCACTCCCTAAAGGCTTTTTTCTGGCTGGTACACGACATAACGGTCTTTTTCTCTATAGCACTACTACAGATACTTGGCTCCAGGTTCCTTTAGATTTAAAA